One window from the genome of Chitinophagaceae bacterium encodes:
- a CDS encoding T9SS type A sorting domain-containing protein codes for QYDKTQKVASVKIYDMMGRVVNVGAESLLPLQIDIKALPKGEYIIILYGEKGEVWKAEKVIKE; via the coding sequence TTCAGTATGATAAGACACAAAAGGTTGCATCGGTGAAAATATATGATATGATGGGTAGAGTGGTAAATGTAGGGGCAGAAAGTCTTCTGCCCTTACAGATAGATATAAAAGCCCTACCCAAAGGAGAATATATTATAATACTCTATGGAGAAAAAGGAGAGGTATGGAAAGCAGAAAAGGTAATAAAAGAATAA